Proteins from a genomic interval of Paenibacillus lentus:
- a CDS encoding ABC transporter substrate-binding protein, whose protein sequence is MKNAVGRKMPLLLVLLLSLTMVLSACGGGNTAKNEPPANNQTDSNNQGAADEGSNENLSPLELALKGEYKGTKVTMFGPFVDADQVKFENSIKEFEEKTGIDIQYEGSKEFEATINIRVDGGNAPDIADFPQPGLLASIAKTGKVIDLTNILDQDKLKANYNQSWLDMGTMEGKDGKILAGIWNRSNVKSLVWYPKKQFEEAGYEIPETWDELMALTEQIAKDGDPAWSIGIESGAATGWTATDWVEDIMLRTTSPENYDKWVSGELPFTSPEVKRAVEIMSDIWLNKDYVYGGTKSIVTTAFGDAPAPMFTDPPKAWFHRQGNFITSFFPETVKVDEDYDWFYLPSIDEEYGKPVLVAGDIYAMFNDRPEVRAVMEFFTTGESIKTWVQSGGVIAPMNDASLDWYSSESDRRMAKLVQDASTLRFDGSDLMPGKVGAGTFWKGMTDYVSGTATLDEALKQIQSGWDN, encoded by the coding sequence ATGAAGAACGCTGTAGGACGCAAAATGCCATTGCTTCTAGTACTGTTGCTATCTTTGACGATGGTACTCAGCGCCTGTGGAGGAGGCAATACGGCGAAGAATGAGCCGCCTGCGAATAATCAGACAGACAGCAACAATCAGGGAGCGGCGGATGAAGGCAGTAATGAGAATCTATCTCCACTGGAGCTTGCGCTAAAAGGCGAATATAAAGGGACGAAGGTCACGATGTTTGGCCCGTTTGTGGATGCTGACCAAGTGAAATTTGAGAACAGCATTAAGGAGTTCGAGGAGAAAACCGGTATCGACATTCAATATGAAGGCTCCAAAGAATTCGAAGCGACGATCAACATCCGTGTAGACGGCGGAAATGCTCCGGATATCGCTGACTTCCCGCAGCCAGGTCTGCTGGCTTCTATTGCAAAGACGGGTAAAGTCATCGACTTGACCAACATTCTTGACCAGGATAAATTGAAGGCGAACTATAACCAAAGCTGGCTTGACATGGGGACGATGGAAGGCAAAGACGGAAAAATCTTGGCCGGGATCTGGAACCGCAGCAATGTGAAAAGCCTGGTTTGGTATCCGAAGAAACAGTTTGAGGAAGCAGGCTATGAAATTCCTGAGACCTGGGATGAGTTGATGGCATTGACTGAGCAAATCGCAAAAGACGGCGATCCTGCATGGTCCATTGGTATCGAAAGTGGTGCAGCCACGGGTTGGACGGCGACAGACTGGGTTGAAGATATTATGCTTCGTACAACATCCCCAGAGAACTACGACAAATGGGTGAGCGGTGAGCTTCCGTTCACTTCTCCTGAAGTGAAGCGTGCCGTGGAAATCATGTCTGATATCTGGCTGAATAAAGATTATGTATACGGCGGGACGAAATCGATCGTAACAACAGCTTTTGGTGATGCTCCGGCTCCAATGTTCACGGATCCGCCAAAAGCCTGGTTCCACCGTCAAGGTAACTTCATTACCAGCTTCTTCCCAGAAACGGTTAAGGTGGATGAAGACTACGACTGGTTCTACCTACCATCTATTGATGAAGAATACGGTAAGCCAGTACTCGTAGCGGGCGACATTTACGCGATGTTCAATGATCGTCCGGAAGTTCGTGCAGTTATGGAATTCTTCACGACGGGCGAATCGATCAAGACTTGGGTTCAATCCGGCGGTGTAATCGCGCCAATGAACGATGCATCCCTTGACTGGTACAGCTCCGAGTCCGACCGCCGCATGGCGAAGCTCGTGCAGGATGCATCGACGCTCCGCTTCGACGGATCTGACCTGATGCCGGGCAAGGTAGGTGCAGGCACGTTCTGGAAGGGCATGACCGACTATGTGAGCGGAACGGCAACTTTGGATGAAGCATTGAAGCAAATTCAGTCCGGCTGGGATAACTAA
- a CDS encoding LacI family DNA-binding transcriptional regulator: protein MKPTIRDVAKMAGVSISTVSRVMNAPDTVVESKRSRVLAAIEELQYQPNSFARGLIYKKSFTLGLFIPDIENIYYSGIIRGVQDACIKLGYSLMICNTDRDKDRLLAYIDAFHEKQVDGIVFASDMIFPEYYEKLSGSRIPFVLVSSHSYQYDIPSVEIDDKAAAYDAVKYLIELGHTEIGMIGFNHENSIAGPPRYEGFVQALTECGLEHTIKRVKYASHRFEHAYDAADELFSEYPEITAIFCVADEFAMGTISYLNDRNISVPDQVSVIGFDNLRVSDMYIPKLTTIAQPTYDLGYRAAEKVHELVTTGSVDVLREKMDHELIVRQSCREK from the coding sequence ATGAAACCTACTATTCGGGATGTTGCCAAGATGGCAGGAGTATCCATCAGCACTGTGTCCCGGGTTATGAACGCACCGGACACGGTGGTTGAGAGTAAACGGAGTCGCGTTCTTGCAGCGATTGAGGAGCTGCAATATCAGCCGAACTCTTTCGCGCGAGGTCTGATTTACAAGAAGTCTTTTACATTGGGCCTGTTTATCCCTGATATCGAGAACATATATTATTCTGGGATCATCCGGGGAGTGCAGGATGCTTGCATCAAACTTGGTTACAGTCTAATGATTTGTAATACAGATCGAGATAAGGATCGCTTGCTGGCATATATCGATGCGTTTCATGAGAAGCAGGTGGATGGAATCGTTTTTGCTAGTGATATGATTTTTCCAGAGTACTATGAGAAGTTGTCTGGAAGCCGGATTCCGTTTGTACTCGTCTCGTCTCACTCTTATCAATATGATATTCCGAGCGTAGAGATTGATGATAAGGCAGCGGCTTATGATGCGGTGAAATACTTAATTGAGCTAGGCCATACAGAGATCGGGATGATTGGTTTTAACCATGAGAATTCCATAGCTGGCCCGCCTCGTTATGAAGGTTTTGTGCAGGCCCTTACCGAGTGCGGTCTGGAGCATACGATCAAGAGGGTCAAGTATGCGAGTCATCGCTTTGAGCATGCCTATGATGCAGCCGATGAGCTGTTCAGCGAGTACCCTGAAATCACAGCGATATTCTGTGTAGCCGACGAGTTCGCCATGGGGACGATATCTTATTTGAATGATCGAAATATCAGCGTTCCGGATCAAGTATCTGTCATAGGTTTTGACAACCTGCGGGTATCCGACATGTATATTCCGAAGCTGACGACGATTGCGCAGCCGACCTATGATTTAGGTTATCGTGCGGCGGAGAAGGTACATGAGCTGGTTACGACGGGAAGCGTTGATGTTCTTCGGGAGAAAATGGATCATGAGCTTATTGTCAGACAATCGTGCAGGGAAAAGTAA